ACTTCCAGCCCCAAACTACAATTTAGGTGTCGGTTCTGGGCTTCATAGTAACCAAACGGGTAATATTTTGATCAAAATGGAGCCTATTTTGGTTGAAGAAAAGCCAGATATAGTGCTTGTTCAAGGGGACACGAATACGGTTCTTGCTGGCGCACTTGCTGCGTCAAAGCTCAATATCAAAGTAGGCCATATTGAGGCTGGCTTGAGAAGCTATGACCGTATGATGCCAGAAGAAACAAACCGTATTCTTACCGATCACATGAGTGAGTTCTTATTTGCTGTTGGGCCAAATCAAGAACAAATCCTTGATAAAGAGGGTATCTCAGCAGACAAGATTCACACGGTTGGCAATACAGTTTCTGATTCACTATTTCAGCACCTAGAAATTGCTGCTGACAAAAGCCAAATCCTAGACGACCTTAGTTTAACTGAAAATGATTACTTCTTAGTGACGGCGCACCGAGCGTCTAATGTCGATATTCCCGCTCACTTAAAAGAACTGCTGGTTTTATTTGAACGTTTACATGAGAAGTATGAGCAACCAATCGTGTGGCCAATTCACCCTCGTACTCAAGCGAAACTAACAGAATTTGGCATAACGATTCCTAGCTATCTTAAGTTAAGCCCACCAATTGGTTATCTCGATTTTATTCAGCTTCAGCAAAATGCTCAGCTTATTTTGACTGACTCAGGCGGTATTCAAGAAGAAGCATGTTTACTGGGTGTTCCTTGTATTACACTGAGAGAAAATACGGAACGCCCAGAGTCAATTGAAGTCGGTGCTAATGTTTTAGTTGGCCGTGATGCTGATAAAGCGCTTGCTGCGGCAGATAAGTGGTTAAATACTGAGGGTAGTGTCAGCTGGGCAAATCCATTTGGTGACGGCCATGTTGCTAAGCGCATTGTTGATATTTGCTTAGGAGATAAGGCAACAGCAAGTAACGAACAAGCAGAAATTGTTCGTAATGGAGAGTCGATAACCGTCGTTGGCATGGGGTATATGGGCTTACCTATTGCTTGTTTACTAGCGCAAGCGGGTTATCAAGTGACAGGTGTGGATCTAAATGAAGATAAAGTGGCAGCTATTAATAGTGCAACTTGCCCATTTGATGAAGTTGGTTTACCTGAATTATTAGATAAAGTTGTTAGCCAAGGCTTGTTAAAGGCATCAACCCAAGTGGTCAACAGTGATACTTATTTAGTTGCTGTTCCTACTCCACATAAAGGAAATGCGTGCGATCGTTCATATGTATTTAGTGCCGTTGATGCAATTGCGAAAGTCGCAAGCAATGGCCAAACGGTTATTATCGAATCGACGATCTCGCCGCAAACTAGCTTAGCAGCAGCAGACAGGTTTAAATCTGCTGGTTTATCTGTTGATCTTGTTCATTGTCCAGAGCGTGCAATACCTGGGCAAACATTGCATGAACTGGTCAATAATGACCGCATTATTGGCGCGACTAGCAGCCAAGCTCAGCAAAAAGTTAAGGATATTTACCAGAGCTTTGTCAAAGGTGAAGTCTTCTTGACCGATTTGACCACGGCAGAGTGTGTGAAATTGGTGGAAAACACCTCACGAGATGTCGGTATTGGCTTCGCGAACGAGTTGGCGGAGATATGCCAGGAGTTAAATGTCGATGTTTACGAAGTTATCAAATTAGCGAACCGTCACCCAAGAGTTAATGTGCTTAACCCTGGCCCAGGTGTTGGTGGTCATTGTATTCCAATTGATCCTTGGTTCTTAGTAGAAAATACGAAGTCTGGTGAGCTCGTGCGCAAAGCTCGAGCTATCAATGACGCAAGACCAGCATTAGTCGCTCAGCAAGCCATTGAGAGGCTCCAACCTGGACAGACTAAGATAGGTATACTTGGTGTTGCATATAAGGCAGACGTTGATGATTGTCGTGAAACACCCGCGGAACCTATTCTGCATTGCTTTAATCAAGCAAGTATAGAAGTGAAATATCATGACCCTTATGTATCAGAATGGCTATGTGAGCGTGAAACAGAACTTTCACAACTCGATAGTTGGGCAGATGTCTTAATTCTTGTGACAGATCATTCTGACTACCGAGAGTTGCAAGTTGACTCGTATTTAATCAATACTAGATCTTAATGACATAAAATTTTAAGAAGCTCATCACATGATGAGCTTTTTTGTTTAAGAGAGAACATGGAAATAAATAATAATGAATAAACGTACAATTATTGCCCTAGCGGTTGCAGGGGTATTAGCAGCAGGTTGCAGCGAACAGGAGAATGCGGCTAGTTACCTTGAACAAGCTAAAGCTGCCAAGCAAAACCTGCAACCGAGTAACGCAATAATTGCTTTAAAGAATGCGATTAAACTTGAGCCTAATAATGGCGAGGCGCGTTTTCTTCTTGGCCAACTTTATTTGAGTCAGGGCAACGCAATCAATGCGACCAAAGAACTTGAACGTGCACAAAAGGCCAAGTTTGACGCTAGTTTAGTTAGCCCTCTCATCGCGAGAAGCTATTACTTAGTTGAAGATTTTGAAGCGGTTTCAGCATTACCTCAGTCGTCACTGACCCCTGACGCCTTATTAACCACCCATTTTTATAAATTACTAACCTTTATTCGACAGGGTAACTTAGAGCAAGCAACTTCAGTCCTGCAAGAAATGCAGCAGGCCAATGAAGCACATGGCTACACCGCTCTGGCCAATGCATTTATCCATTACGAACAGCAAAACTTAGCGCAAGCAGAGCAAGAAGCGCTAGGGGCATTATCAAAAGTACCTGGTCAGCCAGAGGCCATCTTACTGCTTGGTAACATTGCTGCAGCTAGCGAAAATTACGTACTCGCGAGTGAGAACTTTCTTAAATATTTAGAACTTCAGCCACATCAGCGAGTAGTAGAGTTACTCGTTGCTAATGCATTTTTAAAGGCCGAAAAGTTTGAGCAAGCCGAGAAATATGCCGATCGCATGTTAAAAGGGTTACCTAACCAGCCACTGGCAAATTATGTTAAAGCCATGGTTAGGGTACAAGATCAAGACTACGAATTAGCACTGCACCATGCTGAAAAGGCAATTAATAACAACTTAAACCAAGCTAATTTAAGACTAGTAGCAGGTGTTAGCGCTTTTTATCTAAATAAATATGAACAAGTGATGCTTTACATAAAGCCGTTAGTCAAATATCTCCCTGAAGATCATTTTGCTCGGAAAATGCTGGTAGTGAGTCAAGTTGAGCTCGGTATTATTGAAGATGTAGCGGCAACCCTTGGTAGCGTTGATGAAAATGCAGTAACTGGTGCAGATTTTTATTCAGCCTTAAGCTTTAAATTACTGCAAGCCGGCGCGCAACAAGAAGCCAAAGCGATTATTGAAGCAGTAAATATTGACGAGAACTCGCCACAGCAGCTGCTTAAAGATGGCATGCTAAAGCTAATGGTAAATGATGAAAAAGCACTTGCTTCATTAGAGCGTGCCGTTGAGCTTGACCCAGAGTTAGTCAAAGCTGAATTAGCTATTGCTTACATGGCGCTGAATGCAGATGACTTCGCCAAAGCAGAGAGTATCGCTAACAAGTGGCAAAAAGCTTATCCTGACAAACCGGATGGGTTGAATCTGTCTGCTGCTGTCGCCTTAAAACAAGGCAAAAGCAAAGTAGGTAAAGCGCTTCTAGAACAAGCAATGTCAGTTGAGCCTAATGTTTATGCTCTATTGCAACTAGCTCAACTTTCGTTAATTGAACAAAATCAAGTAAAAGCACTGGAGTTGCTGCAACAAGCAAAATCGATTGCGCCAGATAATATCAGAGTACTTCGAGCACTACTTCAATTAGACGAAACAGACAAAACGCTCAATGAAATAAAAACAAAAATAAACCAAAGTGCAGACAACACTAATTTAATTCTTGTCTATGCAGAAGCCTTATTTAGAAAAGAGCAGGTCGAAGACGCACTAACCCAGCTAAACACGATTACCCCAAATATTCAGACTCCCAAGTTTTTTTGGCAGCTGAAAGTTACTGGCTATCGTTATAGTCAAAACAGTAGTTTAGTAAAAACAACGTTAAATGAATGGCGAAAAGTCAACCCGTATCACCTAGAACCATATATATATTTAGCTGAAGTGTATGTATTGGAAAAAGACTTTGACGGTGCGCTTCGCACAATTGAAAGCGGCTTAATAAAACAGCCAGAAAGCTTACCGTTGAAGTTAATTAAGGCGGAAGTGCTGATCAATGCGCGAAAGGCTAGAGAGGCTCGCGATTTACTTGCTGAGCTGGAGGAAGATATTGCCAATCGTCAAATCAGGCATGGTTTATACGGTCGACTGGCGCTACTAGAGCGCGATTTTACAAACGCTGAATCACATTTATCTCAATTTTATAAAATTCAACCGAACGCCAGAAATGCACTGTTGTTAGCTGGCGCGCTTTCGGGGGCGAAGCAAAAGCCGCAGGCAATTGCTATATTAAAGTCACATCTAGCTGAACATGCTTATGACTCGCGTGTTGGCTCATTACTCGGTAGCTTAATGTTAGAATCGGGCTTACCGACAGATGCGTTAAGTGTTTACCAGCAAATGGCAGACAAAGAACCGGGCAATGTTATCGCACTTAACAACACCGCATGGCTTTTTATGGAACAAGGGCAGCTAGAGCAAGCCCTTAACTATGCAGAAAAAGCAGTCGCTATTGCACCAGAAGTGGCAAGTGTTATCGATACTTACGCTCAAGTCTTGCTTAGATTGGGGGATAGCGACGAAGCACTTGCTAATTCGAGCTTAGCTTACAAAAACTCTAAAGGTAAAGATGTAGATATAAAGCTAAATTATATCGAGGCATTGATTATAAATGAACGAATCGCAAGAGCTATTCAGCTATTAGAGGAAACAAATGTTGAAACAGCAGAGCAAAGTCAAAAAAAATCACGAATTGAATCTATGATTAAATAATTTCTATAGGTTTATCTGCGAGGTTATATGGTTTCAGACAAGAAAGTAGTAAATCAACCTGTCTCAGGTAATGCAGGATCTTTTTGGCAATCTATTCAAGAGTTCTGCCAAATAAACGAATGCTCTGCCTCATGCCAGCAAGATGATGTTGCTTATTATGGCGATGTTACTACAGGTTATACGTCAAAAATTCTAGGAATTTTTTGGCCAACAACCACTAAGCATGTTCAGTTTATTGTTCGCTTAGCTAATGAATATGGAATACCTTTGTACCCTATAAGTGCTGGAAAAAATTGGGGTTACTCTGATGCTATGCCATCCAAGTCACACATGGTTTTGATTGACTTATCAAAAATGAACAAAATCGTTGAAGTCGATGAGGAGAACAAGCTAGCGATAATTGAACCAGGAGTCACCCAACGTCAATTAAGTGATAGACTCAAAAATACGAGTTTATTTATGGATTGTACAGGGGCTCCAGAATTTACCAGTATCGTTGGCAATATTTTAGAGCGAGGATTTGGCCACACTTTGACAGGAAACAGGCAGTTTAACTCATGTTCTTTCGAAGTCGTCCTCGGTAATGGTGAGATATTGCGAACTGGCCATTTAGCATATGAAAGCTCAGGCGCGCATGGCGTCAGAAATTGTCATACAAAACCAACTACAGGGCCAATTGTTGATGGATTATTCTCTCAATCAAACTTCGGTATTGTGACAAAGCTCTGCTTTTGGCTGATGCCAAGACCTGAGTCAATACTTCCATATATTGTTATATTTAATAGCCATGAAGATTTTCTAAATGCTATAGAGCCTCTCTCTGCCTTAAAGCAGGCTGGCGTTGCCCGCAGTGTGATGCATGTTGGCAATGATATGAGAGCGATCTCGTCAAGTATTGCTTATAACCTAATTCAACCAAACGCCGACGAACTATTAACTAGAAATCAAATTAGCGAATCGTTAGCCAACTTAGGAATAGGCCCATGGGCTATGTCTGGGGCACTATACGGTAGCAAGAAAATGGTGAGTGCATACAAGAGTGAGTTAAAACGTGCACTTAACAGCGCCTGTCATTGTAAAATTCACTTTTTGCCAGAATGCTTGGTTAAGAATGCAATGTTCGTTGCTAATGGGTTACTTCCTATTTTTAGTAGCCTGAACAAGCTTTTACCATTGCAATTTGTCGTCAACGAGCTTGCTAAGCTTAAAGCTAATTTAATCTCAGCAAGTGCGTTAATTGATATGCACTCAGGAACCCCAACCAATTACTTTCTGAAAGGGTGTTATCACAAGCACAGTAGTGGTTTTCCAACTGATTTTGGGCCGTCTATTGATATCGCTAAAGATGGCTGTGGTCTTATTTGGATGTCACCGACAGCCCCCACGTCTAAGCGACACATAAGTGAAGTTCTTGAATTATTGAGAGATGCATATGAATCTGAAGGGTTTCATTTATATGCAACACTGAGTTTTATCGATGACCGATCCACAGCGATTATCTGTAACCCTGTGTTTGATGTTACCAATGAAGAGGAAACTCGAAGAGCAATAGAATGCAGTAAAGCGGCAATGGTGCGGTGCATTAGGAATGGCTTTCCACCTTACCGGGTTGCCAATGTACATTGGAAGGCTTGGCACGACGAGCTTAGTCAACAACACAAGAATGTATTAACTGCACTGAAGCAGGTGTTTGACCCAAATGGTGTTCTAGCAAATGGCCGCTATGGTATAGAACTAGATTAATCAAAATTTGCGTTTAAAAGGAAGAAAACAATGGATATTAAGGTATCTTATAAGGTTTTGTTGCCATTTATAGTGGCTCTAGCGCTACAAAGCTGCAGCGATATTGGAAAAACCGCGGATGAGCATTATCAGCAAGCCTTTGTTTATTATAATCAGAATGATAGAGAAAGTGCGGTTGTTGAGTTAAAAAATTCTTTAAAAAAAAATACGAGACATATTGAATCGAGAAAATTACTTGGGGCTATTTACTTAGAACATGAGGACTTTGAGCTTGCTGAAAAAGAACTAGCGCGAGCGATCGCTTTATCTTCAAAAGACCCTGAAATAGAGATTCTATACGCTAAAGCCTTAATCGAGTTAAGAAAGATTAGCGAATTTGAGAAATTGTTGCAGGATGTTGAAGGGTGGACTCTTGATGACCAAGCAACAGCAGTTTCATTGAAAATTGAAGTGTTTTTGCAAAAAGGTGATTTAGCAGAAGCCGAGCTGCTGTTGGATATGGCTTCAACCTTGCCAGAGAATTCAGCACTATTATATGCAAATGCGTTAGTTCTTAGCAGCCGACAACAATTTGTAGTAGCAAATGATTACTTAACCGAAGCACTTAATAAGAAGCCGAGTTTTATTAAGGCAATAGTTTTAAAAGCAGATATTGCAGCATTTGAAGGTAAAGCTGATAAAGCGCTATCTTTATATCAAGAGGCATCGCTGTTGCAACCAAATAGCAACCTGTTAAAAATGAATGTAGTTCGTATCTTAGTGGCTAAAGAACAACTAGATGAAGCTAAGAATTTGGTTGGTCAAATATTAAATAGAGCACCAGATTACCCTGAAGCCAATTACTATGGTGCGCTACTAGCATTAAAAGAGAAAGATTATACAAAAGCTTATAGCTTGAGTGATAAAGCGTTGTCATATGTACCGGAACATATGCCGAGCAACTATGTCAAGGCATCCGCTGCATACTCTCTATCTCGATATGAGCAGGCACTAAGAAGCATTACAAAAGTTTATTCAAATAACCCCATGCATATTCCCTCGGCAAAATTGATGGCTGCAACTCAATTGAAATTGGGAATGCATGAAAAAGCAATCCAAGTCCTTTCAAAGCTTGGGGAAGATAATTTTGATGTGGATGATATTGATTTACTTTATGCTGCTAGCAACGCAGCGTTTAAGGAAGGTTTTACGGATAGTAGAAAACTGTTTTTAAATAACGTGCGAGAGTTGATGCCTGATGCG
This Thalassotalea euphylliae DNA region includes the following protein-coding sequences:
- the wecB gene encoding non-hydrolyzing UDP-N-acetylglucosamine 2-epimerase — translated: MKIGIIVGTRPEIIKMAPVIRECQKRSIPFFIIHSNQHYSEEMDSIFFDELELPAPNYNLGVGSGLHSNQTGNILIKMEPILVEEKPDIVLVQGDTNTVLAGALAASKLNIKVGHIEAGLRSYDRMMPEETNRILTDHMSEFLFAVGPNQEQILDKEGISADKIHTVGNTVSDSLFQHLEIAADKSQILDDLSLTENDYFLVTAHRASNVDIPAHLKELLVLFERLHEKYEQPIVWPIHPRTQAKLTEFGITIPSYLKLSPPIGYLDFIQLQQNAQLILTDSGGIQEEACLLGVPCITLRENTERPESIEVGANVLVGRDADKALAAADKWLNTEGSVSWANPFGDGHVAKRIVDICLGDKATASNEQAEIVRNGESITVVGMGYMGLPIACLLAQAGYQVTGVDLNEDKVAAINSATCPFDEVGLPELLDKVVSQGLLKASTQVVNSDTYLVAVPTPHKGNACDRSYVFSAVDAIAKVASNGQTVIIESTISPQTSLAAADRFKSAGLSVDLVHCPERAIPGQTLHELVNNDRIIGATSSQAQQKVKDIYQSFVKGEVFLTDLTTAECVKLVENTSRDVGIGFANELAEICQELNVDVYEVIKLANRHPRVNVLNPGPGVGGHCIPIDPWFLVENTKSGELVRKARAINDARPALVAQQAIERLQPGQTKIGILGVAYKADVDDCRETPAEPILHCFNQASIEVKYHDPYVSEWLCERETELSQLDSWADVLILVTDHSDYRELQVDSYLINTRS
- the prsT gene encoding XrtA/PEP-CTERM system TPR-repeat protein PrsT — its product is MNKRTIIALAVAGVLAAGCSEQENAASYLEQAKAAKQNLQPSNAIIALKNAIKLEPNNGEARFLLGQLYLSQGNAINATKELERAQKAKFDASLVSPLIARSYYLVEDFEAVSALPQSSLTPDALLTTHFYKLLTFIRQGNLEQATSVLQEMQQANEAHGYTALANAFIHYEQQNLAQAEQEALGALSKVPGQPEAILLLGNIAAASENYVLASENFLKYLELQPHQRVVELLVANAFLKAEKFEQAEKYADRMLKGLPNQPLANYVKAMVRVQDQDYELALHHAEKAINNNLNQANLRLVAGVSAFYLNKYEQVMLYIKPLVKYLPEDHFARKMLVVSQVELGIIEDVAATLGSVDENAVTGADFYSALSFKLLQAGAQQEAKAIIEAVNIDENSPQQLLKDGMLKLMVNDEKALASLERAVELDPELVKAELAIAYMALNADDFAKAESIANKWQKAYPDKPDGLNLSAAVALKQGKSKVGKALLEQAMSVEPNVYALLQLAQLSLIEQNQVKALELLQQAKSIAPDNIRVLRALLQLDETDKTLNEIKTKINQSADNTNLILVYAEALFRKEQVEDALTQLNTITPNIQTPKFFWQLKVTGYRYSQNSSLVKTTLNEWRKVNPYHLEPYIYLAEVYVLEKDFDGALRTIESGLIKQPESLPLKLIKAEVLINARKAREARDLLAELEEDIANRQIRHGLYGRLALLERDFTNAESHLSQFYKIQPNARNALLLAGALSGAKQKPQAIAILKSHLAEHAYDSRVGSLLGSLMLESGLPTDALSVYQQMADKEPGNVIALNNTAWLFMEQGQLEQALNYAEKAVAIAPEVASVIDTYAQVLLRLGDSDEALANSSLAYKNSKGKDVDIKLNYIEALIINERIARAIQLLEETNVETAEQSQKKSRIESMIK
- a CDS encoding FAD-binding oxidoreductase, with amino-acid sequence MVSDKKVVNQPVSGNAGSFWQSIQEFCQINECSASCQQDDVAYYGDVTTGYTSKILGIFWPTTTKHVQFIVRLANEYGIPLYPISAGKNWGYSDAMPSKSHMVLIDLSKMNKIVEVDEENKLAIIEPGVTQRQLSDRLKNTSLFMDCTGAPEFTSIVGNILERGFGHTLTGNRQFNSCSFEVVLGNGEILRTGHLAYESSGAHGVRNCHTKPTTGPIVDGLFSQSNFGIVTKLCFWLMPRPESILPYIVIFNSHEDFLNAIEPLSALKQAGVARSVMHVGNDMRAISSSIAYNLIQPNADELLTRNQISESLANLGIGPWAMSGALYGSKKMVSAYKSELKRALNSACHCKIHFLPECLVKNAMFVANGLLPIFSSLNKLLPLQFVVNELAKLKANLISASALIDMHSGTPTNYFLKGCYHKHSSGFPTDFGPSIDIAKDGCGLIWMSPTAPTSKRHISEVLELLRDAYESEGFHLYATLSFIDDRSTAIICNPVFDVTNEEETRRAIECSKAAMVRCIRNGFPPYRVANVHWKAWHDELSQQHKNVLTALKQVFDPNGVLANGRYGIELD